In the genome of Alphaproteobacteria bacterium, one region contains:
- a CDS encoding GNAT family N-acetyltransferase: MTVPFPANFYPDASDEIKKLIMHYSRGGLGYFSAYLKPTNTFIGAGNLSYVNPEDEVSDIEVGFIISRSFWGQGFASEVGQALIKYGFKDLSLEKIIGETHSKNIASQKTLKKSGLSFVSGDVRFGGVTVNRYVITKDEWLQNSKSY, from the coding sequence TTGACGGTGCCTTTTCCTGCTAATTTTTATCCAGACGCATCCGACGAAATTAAGAAGTTGATTATGCATTACTCTAGAGGAGGTTTGGGGTATTTTTCTGCATATCTTAAACCGACAAATACTTTTATTGGTGCTGGGAATTTATCTTATGTGAACCCTGAAGATGAAGTTTCTGACATTGAAGTTGGATTTATTATTTCTAGGAGCTTTTGGGGCCAAGGCTTTGCTAGTGAAGTTGGTCAGGCCTTAATTAAATATGGATTTAAAGACTTATCGCTTGAAAAAATTATTGGGGAGACTCATTCCAAAAATATTGCCTCACAAAAAACTCTAAAAAAATCGGGTCTTTCTTTTGTATCTGGTGATGTGCGGTTCGGGGGTGTGACGGTTAACCGCTACGTTATTACTAAAGATGAGTGGCTGCAGAATTCCAAGAGTTACTGA
- the xerD gene encoding site-specific tyrosine recombinase XerD, translating into MENKRHSPPESKGKHTNDHTSGHTNNHTNDHSGDHTLENFLEMMAAERGVSANTIEAYRRDLEKLEMYISQNHETSLRQATPQQLKDYFTFQSQEGMTAKSSARHLSSFRQYFKFLLVENKRADDPTTYLDAPKQGRRLPKVLDEKEVIALLEAISRDKEEDQRRLVALMEILYASGLRVSELVSLPLSAISRDGQYLTVTGKGNKERILPLTNHSMDAIKAYLEVRGAYINKSAKSGEKSAKYLFPSRGKQGHLTRQRFGQLLKQVAIEANLDPKRISPHVLRHAFATHLLDNGADLISVQNLLGHSDVSTTQIYTHVMTHKMQELVFKKHPLANKE; encoded by the coding sequence ATGGAAAATAAGAGACACTCCCCCCCTGAATCAAAAGGTAAGCACACTAATGACCATACTAGTGGCCATACTAATAACCACACTAATGACCATAGTGGCGACCATACTCTGGAAAACTTTCTAGAGATGATGGCAGCGGAACGGGGCGTATCTGCCAACACAATCGAAGCCTATCGCCGCGATCTTGAGAAGCTGGAGATGTATATCTCCCAGAATCATGAAACATCCCTGAGACAAGCAACCCCACAGCAGTTGAAAGACTACTTCACCTTCCAGTCCCAGGAAGGCATGACGGCAAAAAGCAGTGCCAGACATCTCTCCTCTTTCCGCCAGTACTTTAAGTTCCTGCTGGTAGAGAATAAACGAGCCGATGACCCAACAACATATCTGGATGCCCCTAAGCAAGGCCGTCGCTTGCCAAAAGTTTTAGATGAAAAAGAGGTAATAGCACTGTTAGAGGCCATTTCACGTGATAAAGAGGAAGATCAGCGTCGGCTCGTGGCCCTTATGGAGATTCTATACGCGTCCGGCCTGCGCGTTTCCGAACTAGTCTCCCTCCCCCTCTCTGCCATAAGCCGGGATGGCCAGTATCTGACCGTCACGGGCAAAGGTAACAAGGAAAGGATTTTGCCTTTAACCAATCATTCCATGGATGCCATCAAAGCCTATCTGGAAGTTAGAGGAGCCTATATCAACAAAAGCGCTAAATCCGGTGAAAAAAGTGCCAAATACCTCTTTCCATCCCGCGGCAAACAAGGGCATCTTACCCGACAACGCTTTGGCCAACTTTTAAAACAAGTTGCCATAGAAGCCAATCTTGATCCTAAGCGCATCTCTCCCCACGTTCTTCGGCACGCTTTCGCCACACATTTATTAGACAACGGCGCCGATCTTATTTCAGTTCAAAACCTCTTGGGACATTCTGACGTCAGCACCACTCAAATATATACCCATGTAATGACTCATAAAATGCAAGAGCTCGTCTTTAAAAAGCACCCCTTGGCAAATAAAGAATGA